A stretch of Acidovorax sp. RAC01 DNA encodes these proteins:
- a CDS encoding rod shape-determining protein, producing MFGAFRRYFSTDLAIDLGTANTLIFARDKGIVLDEPSVVAIRHEGGPHGKKVIQAVGREAKAMLGKVPGNIEAIRPMKDGVIADFVITEQMIKQFIKMVHPRTLFTPSPRIIICVPCGSTQVERRAIKDAAEAAGATAVYLIEEPMAAGIGAGLPVSEASGSMVVDIGGGTTEVGVISLGGMVYKGSVRVGGDKFDEAIISYIRRNYGMLIGEPTAEAIKKNIGSAFPGSEVREMEVKGRNLSEGVPRSFTISSNEVLEALTDPLNQIVSAVKNALEQTPPELGADIADRGMMLTGGGALLRDLDRLLAEETGLPVLVAEDPLTCVVRGCGIALERMDRLGSIFTSE from the coding sequence ATGTTCGGAGCTTTCCGTCGGTACTTCTCCACCGACCTGGCCATTGACCTTGGCACAGCCAACACCCTCATCTTCGCCCGCGACAAAGGTATTGTCCTTGACGAGCCATCCGTCGTCGCCATTCGCCACGAAGGCGGACCCCACGGCAAGAAGGTCATCCAGGCCGTAGGCCGCGAAGCCAAGGCCATGCTGGGCAAGGTGCCCGGCAACATCGAAGCCATCCGGCCCATGAAGGACGGCGTGATCGCCGACTTCGTGATCACCGAGCAGATGATCAAGCAGTTCATCAAGATGGTGCACCCGCGCACGCTGTTCACCCCCAGCCCGCGCATCATCATCTGCGTGCCCTGCGGCTCCACCCAGGTGGAGCGCCGCGCCATCAAGGACGCGGCCGAGGCCGCAGGCGCCACCGCCGTCTATCTCATTGAAGAACCCATGGCTGCCGGCATCGGCGCTGGCCTGCCGGTATCGGAGGCCTCGGGCTCCATGGTCGTCGACATTGGCGGCGGGACCACCGAAGTGGGCGTGATCTCGCTGGGCGGCATGGTCTACAAGGGCAGTGTGCGCGTGGGCGGCGACAAGTTCGACGAAGCCATCATCAGCTACATCCGCCGCAACTACGGCATGTTGATTGGCGAGCCCACGGCCGAAGCCATCAAGAAGAACATCGGCTCGGCTTTTCCGGGCTCCGAAGTGCGCGAGATGGAGGTCAAGGGCCGCAACCTGTCCGAAGGCGTGCCGCGCAGCTTCACTATCTCCAGCAACGAAGTGCTGGAAGCCCTTACCGATCCGCTCAACCAGATCGTCAGCGCCGTCAAGAACGCGCTGGAACAAACCCCGCCCGAGCTGGGCGCCGACATTGCCGACCGCGGCATGATGCTCACCGGCGGCGGCGCGCTGCTGCGCGACCTCGATCGCCTGCTGGCCGAAGAAACCGGCCTGCCCGTGCTGGTGGCCGAAGACCCGCTGACCTGCGTGGTGCGCGGCTGCGGCATTGCGCTGGAGCGCATGGACCGTCTCGGCAGCATTTTCACGAGCGAGTAA
- the mreC gene encoding rod shape-determining protein MreC, which translates to MPLGTLERSAPPFFKQGPSALSRLAVYSALAVFLMVADARFQLTGPLRLAVATVLYPIQWAMLKPVELASRGSGYFQSLQEAQQELDAARQRMTQMGQRANQAEQLELENGRLRQLLALRDRLQTPAQAAEVIYDTADPFTRRVVIDRGQTGGVEPGSPVMDEAGVLGQVTRVFPLVSEVTLLVDRDQAIPVLNIRTGARGVAYGDPVAGNGGGMELRFMPANADVRADDVLTTSGVDGLYPPGLPVARVVRVERRADSAFARVYCVPLAQVQGARHVVVLKPLPENALPRPEPAHPAPAKRGARK; encoded by the coding sequence ATGCCCCTGGGTACTCTGGAGCGCAGCGCGCCACCTTTTTTCAAGCAAGGCCCTTCGGCCCTGTCGCGCCTGGCGGTGTACAGCGCGCTGGCGGTGTTCCTGATGGTGGCCGACGCACGTTTCCAGCTGACGGGGCCCCTGCGGCTGGCTGTGGCGACGGTGCTGTATCCGATCCAGTGGGCCATGCTCAAGCCTGTGGAGCTGGCCAGCCGTGGGTCCGGGTATTTCCAGTCGCTTCAGGAAGCCCAGCAGGAGCTCGACGCCGCTCGCCAGCGCATGACGCAGATGGGCCAGCGCGCCAACCAGGCCGAACAGCTGGAGCTGGAAAACGGGCGGCTGCGCCAGCTGCTGGCCCTGCGCGATCGCCTGCAGACGCCTGCGCAGGCGGCCGAGGTGATCTATGACACGGCCGACCCCTTCACCCGCCGCGTGGTGATCGACCGGGGCCAGACCGGCGGGGTGGAGCCGGGATCGCCGGTCATGGACGAAGCCGGCGTGCTCGGCCAGGTCACGCGCGTGTTCCCGCTGGTCAGCGAAGTCACCTTGCTGGTGGACCGCGACCAGGCGATTCCTGTGCTCAACATCCGCACCGGTGCACGCGGCGTGGCCTACGGCGACCCGGTGGCGGGCAACGGCGGCGGCATGGAGCTGCGCTTCATGCCCGCCAATGCCGACGTGCGTGCCGACGACGTGCTGACCACCAGCGGGGTGGACGGCCTGTACCCGCCGGGCCTGCCGGTGGCCCGCGTGGTGCGCGTGGAGCGCCGGGCCGATTCGGCCTTTGCGCGCGTGTACTGCGTGCCGCTGGCGCAGGTGCAGGGCGCCCGCCATGTGGTG